One Malania oleifera isolate guangnan ecotype guangnan chromosome 9, ASM2987363v1, whole genome shotgun sequence DNA segment encodes these proteins:
- the LOC131163609 gene encoding uncharacterized protein LOC131163609, with the protein MLPPALSSLMYARKRRVMEVFPPNLRKLWKEWELRVMVLLSLSLQIILILFGNRRRYINKIWIRILIWSSYLMADWVAAVALGVISNNLGDVNENDAGKESTGELHPSDELTAFWAPFLLLHLGGPDTITAYSLEDNELWLRHLLGLLVQAGVAIYIFLMAWTGSRLSMLSFLVMLTGLIKYGERTWVLRSASIEQFRDSMLTSPDPGPNYPKFMEEVSLKQAEGYFVKAEEVIEAQDPASLSSGRNNSIRDADELIKAYDLFQTFKRLFVDLILSFQDRDSSQSVFKAMLFGDAFKVIEIELGFMYDVLYTKARIIYTLRGWGLRLVTFSFTCFVLGCFSFTDERKFSGIDLAITFLLLVVAILLEIYAILLLLSSDWTDRQLSKHNKSASVRRAITSLQLRKTPRWSNSMAQYSALSLCLNEKPAFCIGIQKLFHIDTMLEKQRYINCKEVPVELKEFIFDHVKEKFDTLKEKQHGEFDAHLKVLCLCRGDRVLEKYGFLTLDWSTKFELNHSILIWHIATDICYYVNRGRISNTTIMSKCKMSRRVSRYMLYLLVIYPFMLPIGIGQIRFRDTCTEATRFFKERKCISEEKQSYSWVLNCFRRKKSLSSDIKEACNKLLGVNTSIPPTKVKGDRSKSVLFDACRLAGELQSIRDENIKWEMISNVWVEMLAYAANQCRGNYHAQQLRRGGELLTHVWLLMAHFGIAESFQISQGHARAKLVVM; encoded by the exons ATGCTACCCCCAG CTCTAAGCAGTTTGATGTATGCGAGGAAGAGGAGGGTAATGGAAGTGTTTCCCCCAAACCTGAGGAAGCTATGGAAGGAGTGGGAGTTGCGGGTGATGGTTTTACTCAGCCTCAGCCTTCAAATAATACTCATCCTCTTCGGCAACCGCCGCAGGTACATCAACAAAATTTGGATCAGAATCCTCATCTGGTCTTCCTATTTAATGGCAGACTGGGTTGCAGCTGTTGCCCTTGGTGTCATCTCCAATAATCTCGGCGATGTCAATGAAAATGACGCTGGAAAAGAAAGCACTGGCGAGCTCCACCCAAGTGACGAGCTCACAGCATTTTGGGCACCATTCCTGTTGCTGCACTTGGGGGGCCCAGACACCATTACCGCCTACTCCCTGGAAGACAATGAGTTGTGGTTAAGGCACTTGCTTGGGCTGTTAGTCCAAGCAGGAGTGGCAATATACATCTTTCTCATGGCCTGGACCGGTTCTCGCCTCTCCATGCTATCATTTCTTGTGATGCTCACTGGACTTATCAAGTATGGTGAGAGGACCTGGGTCCTCCGTTCGGCAAGCATTGAGCAGTTCCGAGACTCAATGCTCACTTCCCCTGATCCAGGCCCCAATTACCCCAAATTCATGGAGGAAGTCTCCTTGAAACAGGCTGAGGGGTACTTTGTAAAGGCAGAGGAGGTGATTGAGGCTCAGGACCCCGCAAGCCTTTCCTCTGGCAGGAATAACTCCATTCGCGATGCTGACGAATTGATCAAAGCCTATGATCTGTTCCAAACATTTAAGCGCCTCTTTGTAGACCTTATCCTGAGTTTCCAAGACAGGGACAGCAGTCAATCTGTGTTCAAGGCAATGCTATTTGGGGATGCTTTCAAAGTCATTGAGATTGAGCTTGGGTTCATGTATGATGTGCTCTACACCAAGGCAAGAATAATTTACACACTCAGAGGCTGGGGTCTTCGCCTTGTAACCTTCTCTTTCACTTGTTTTGTACTGGGATGCTTCTCTTTCACTGATGAGCGCAAGTTCTCGGGTATTGATCTTGCCATAACATTCCTCTTGCTGGTTGTGGCAATTCTTCTGGAGATATATGCCATACTTCTACTCCTTTCCTCAGACTGGACAGATCGTCAATTAAGCAAGCATAACAAGAGTGCTTCAGTTCGCCGTGCAATTACCTCTTTACAACTGCGCAAAACTCCTCGGTGGTCTAATTCCATGGCACAATACAGCGCCCTTAGCCTTTGCCTCAATGAAAAACCTGCATTCTGCATTGGAATacaaaaattatttcacataGACACGATGCTCGAGAAGCAACGCTACATTAACTGCAAGGAAGTCCCTGTTGAATTGAAGGAGTTCATTTTCGACCATGTCAAAGAAAAATTTGACACTCTGAAGGAGAAACAGCATGGTGAGTTTGATGCTCATCTTAAGGTCCTGTGTTTGTGCCGAGGAGATCGTGTTCTCGAAAAGTATGGGTTTCTCACACTGGATTGGAGTACTAAATTTGAGTTAAACCACAGCATTTTGATCTGGCACATTGCTACAGACATCTGCTACTACGTTAATCGTGGCAGAATTTCCAATACAACAATCATGTCAAAGTGTAAAATGAGCAGGCGAGTATCCCGATACATGCTGTATTTACTAGTTATATATCCATTCATGTTGCCAATTGGGATTGGTCAGATCAGATTTCGAGACACTTGCACAGAAGCCACCAGATTTTTCAAAGAAAGGAAATGCATATCAGAAGAGAAGCAATCCTACTCTTGGGTTTTGAATTGTTTCAGAAGGAAAAAATCCTTATCGTCAGACATAAAAGAAGCCTGCAATAAGTTGCTCGGAGTGAACACTTCTATTCCGCCGACTAAAGTGAAAGGAGACAGAAGCAAATCTGTGTTGTTTGATGCATGCAGGCTAGCAGGAGAGTTGCAGAGCATAAGAGATGAAAATATCAAGTGGGAGATGATCAGCAATGTGTGGGTGGAGATGCTGGCTTATGCTGCAAACCAGTGCAGGGGAAACTACCATGCTCAGCAGCTGAGACGAGGCGGGGAACTGCTCACTCACGTCTGGCTCCTAATGGCACATTTTGGAATAGCAGAGAGTTTTCAAATATCACAGGGCCATGCGAGGGCCAAGCTGGTGGTAATGTAA
- the LOC131163607 gene encoding disease resistance protein RPP13-like isoform X3, with the protein MAVQAGVVGSVWKLGDLLRDKKSLPNIRVRDEVKWIKDELTGMLSFLADAEKKQGNDPQVKVWVAGIRDIAYDVEDFVDTLVLRKNQKSTKIPTNMCIFSFNGCHQITRIKIKLIQINENAWMTRFVREPMAVEPSGINNRELERRIDPSFITDGDVIGLEDDLASLESRLIDNSTLRRTVISILGMGGVGKTTLARKVYNSRVVTEHFECRAWVTVSQDFSAEKLWKEIWELVGVSAGDKLRPQEMSHSLHEFLKYTRYLIVIDDVWDIELWDCVRSAFPDSYNGSRVLITTRVEKVAQLADPRSHPVKLKTLSNENSWTLFLREVRLRESDLSPNLMECGKEIVRRCCGLPLAVVVVGGLLSTKEANYAEWSSFLDNWQFENPVSGILELSYIDLRYYLRPLFLYFVLFPKEFEIPIRRLIGLWSAEGLVLPQPGRNPEELAMDYLGELINRNMIVVAKWRLDGSPKICRMAGPVHDIFFSKAEDIGLLSTHGNSGTQFPVRRIIEYSNIENYSSLEPYIHNLRSYTSFNFRSGDRPAEETGRFLHRVIRKSGFRLLKVLDLERVYKPSLPETLSKLFHLRYLGLRWTFLDALPLSVGNLLYLETLDVKHTYISSLPSSIWQMVHLRHLYLNGIHVEMSVQQRSNPPSELQTLWGLSVDKELPLKDALDRFKNLKKLGLTSLSTFIEELAKWIMGLTNLESLRLRSKDEHGRPSDLVLQPFSMLCLLSNLHLLGRFRRPLHDLKLPQSLRILTLSMSQLEEDPMPILERLPNLSILRLFARSYVGKKMVCRRGGFHRLRVLKLWWLQELVDWIVEIGSMGMLRELEIRCCQGLKKLPEALLQVTTLEKLILTKMPMEFVANVKAESKHVSPIENNWQFPPLPGLNRS; encoded by the exons ATGGCTGTACAGGCAGGTGTTGTGGGTTCAGTTTGGAAACTTGGTGATCTGCTTCGGGATAAAAAATCTCTCCCTAATATTCGAGTGAGAGATGAGGTCAAATGGATCAAAGACGAACTAACAGGAATGCTGTCCTTCTTAGCAGATGCAGAGAAGAAACAAGGTAACGATCCTCAAGTGAAGGTGTGGGTAGCTGGAATACGAGATATTGCTTATGACGTTGAGGACTTTGTTGATACCTTGGTCCTGAGGAAAAACCAGAAGAGTACGAAAATTCCGACAAATATGTGCATTTTCTCCTTCAATGGGTGCCACCAAATCACACGTATCAAGATTAAACTTATTCAAATCAATGAGAACGCATGGATGACTCGCTTTGTGCGAGAACCAATGGCAGTAGAGCCATCTGGGATCAACAATAGAGAGCTAGAACGGAGGATAGACCCTTCTTTTATTACTGACGGAGACGTCATTGGTTTAGAGGATGATTTAGCAAGTTTGGAATCACGGTTGATTGACAACAGCACCTTGAGAAGAACTGTAATTTCAATTTTAGGTATGGGAGGCGTTGGCAAGACAACACTTGCTAGAAAAGTTTACAACAGCAGAGTGGTCACTGAACATTTTGAATGCCGTGCTTGGGTCACTGTATCTCAAGATTTCAGTGCTGAGAAGCTGTGGAAGGAGATATGGGAGCTGGTGGGGGTTTCAGCTGGAGATAAATTGAGACCACAGGAGATGTCCCATAGCCTTCATGAATTCTTGAAGTATACGAGGTACCTAATAGTGATAGATGATGTATGGGATATCGAATTGTGGGATTGTGTAAGATCAGCATTCCCAGACTCATATAACGGAAGCAGAGTATTGATAACAACTCGTGTAGAAAAAGTTGCCCAGCTAGCTGACCCTAGAAGTCACCCTGTTAAACTAAAGACTCTGTCCAATGAGAATAGTTGGACATTATTCTTGAGGGAAGTCCGTCTGCGAGAAAGCGATTTATCTCCAAATTTAATGGAATGTGGGAAAGAGATCGTGAGAAGGTGCTGCGGTTTGCCGTTGGCAGTTGTGGTAGTGGGAGGCTTATTGTCAACTAAGGAAGCAAACTATGCCGAATGGTCAAGTTTTCTGGATAATTGGCAATTCGAAAACCCAGTGTCAGGCATCTTGGAGTTGAGTTACATTGACCTGAGATACTACTTAAGgcctttatttctttattttgttctttttccTAAAGAATTTGAAATCCCCATACGGAGGCTAATTGGTCTGTGGAGTGCAGAGGGGTTAGTGCTACCGCAACCTGGTCGCAATCCAGAGGAATTAGCAATGGATTACCTTGGAGAATTGATCAACAGGAACATGATTGTAGTTGCAAAATGGAGGTTAGATGGGAGTCCCAAAATATGTCGAATGGCTGGTCCCGTTCATGACATATTCTTTTCAAAAGCTGAGGATATTGGTCTTTTAAGCACCCATGGCAACTCAGGTACCCAGTTTCCTGTTCGCCGGATCATAGAGTACTCCAACATTGAAAACTACAGTTCTTTGGAGCCTTACATTCACAACCTGCGGTCTTACACATCCTTCAACTTTCGGAGTGGAGATAGGCCAGCTGAAGAAACAGGAAGGTTCCTTCACAGAGTCATTCGGAAATCAGGATTTAGATTACTCAAGGTTCTAGATTTAGAGCGGGTCTATAAACCTAGTTTGCCCGAAACTTTaagtaaattatttcatttaaggTACTTGGGGTTGAGGTGGACTTTTCTGGATGCTCTTCCTCTGTCTGTTGGTAATCTTCTATACCTTGAAACCTTGGATGTGAAGCATACGTATATAAGCAGTCTTCCTAGTTCCATATGGCAGATGGTACACCTGCGACATCTATATCTGAATGGGATTCATGTTGAAATGTCTGTGCAACAAAGAAGTAACCCTCCAAGTGAACTCCAGACATTGTGGGGATTATCTGTAGACAAGGAGCTTCCTCTGAAAGATGCCTTAGACAGGTTCAAAAATTTAAAGAAGTTGGGCCTTACATCACTTTCTACTTTTATTGAGGAATTGGCAAAATGGATCATGGGACTGACTAATCTTGAATCTCTGAGGTTGAGATCAAAGGATGAACATGGGAGACCATCAGACCTAGTTTTGCAGCCTTTCTCTATGCTCTGTCTTCTCTCCAACCTGCATTTGCTTGGAAGGTTTCGAAGACCGCTTCATGATCTCAAACTGCCACAGAGTCTCAGAATCCTGACACTGTCAATGTCTCAACTTGAGGAAGACCCTATGCCTATCCTAGAACGGCTACCAAACTTGAGCATCCTGAGGCTTTTTGCTCGTTCCTACGTAGGAAAAAAAATGGTTTGCCGCAGAGGTGGGTTTCATAGGCTTCGGGTCTTGAAACTTTGGTGGCTGCAGGAACTGGTGGATTGGATTGTGGAGATAGGATCGATGGGAATGCTTAGAGAATTAGAGATTAGATGCTGTCAAGGGCTAAAGAAACTTCCAGAAGCACTGCTACAGGTGACCACCTTGGAGAAGTTGATTCTTACAAAGATGCCAATGGAATTTGTAGCAAATGTTAAGGCTGAGAGCAAGCACGTGTCTCCCATAGAAAATAACTGGCAGTTTCCACCTTTGCCC GGACTAAACCGTTCTTGA
- the LOC131163607 gene encoding disease resistance protein RPP13-like isoform X2, protein MAVQAGVVGSVWKLGDLLRDKKSLPNIRVRDEVKWIKDELTGMLSFLADAEKKQGNDPQVKVWVAGIRDIAYDVEDFVDTLVLRKNQKSTKIPTNMCIFSFNGCHQITRIKIKLIQINENAWMTRFVREPMAVEPSGINNRELERRIDPSFITDGDVIGLEDDLASLESRLIDNSTLRRTVISILGMGGVGKTTLARKVYNSRVVTEHFECRAWVTVSQDFSAEKLWKEIWELVGVSAGDKLRPQEMSHSLHEFLKYTRYLIVIDDVWDIELWDCVRSAFPDSYNGSRVLITTRVEKVAQLADPRSHPVKLKTLSNENSWTLFLREVRLRESDLSPNLMECGKEIVRRCCGLPLAVVVVGGLLSTKEANYAEWSSFLDNWQFENPVSGILELSYIDLRYYLRPLFLYFVLFPKEFEIPIRRLIGLWSAEGLVLPQPGRNPEELAMDYLGELINRNMIVVAKWRLDGSPKICRMAGPVHDIFFSKAEDIGLLSTHGNSGTQFPVRRIIEYSNIENYSSLEPYIHNLRSYTSFNFRSGDRPAEETGRFLHRVIRKSGFRLLKVLDLERVYKPSLPETLSKLFHLRYLGLRWTFLDALPLSVGNLLYLETLDVKHTYISSLPSSIWQMVHLRHLYLNGIHVEMSVQQRSNPPSELQTLWGLSVDKELPLKDALDRFKNLKKLGLTSLSTFIEELAKWIMGLTNLESLRLRSKDEHGRPSDLVLQPFSMLCLLSNLHLLGRFRRPLHDLKLPQSLRILTLSMSQLEEDPMPILERLPNLSILRLFARSYVGKKMVCRRGGFHRLRVLKLWWLQELVDWIVEIGSMGMLRELEIRCCQGLKKLPEALLQVTTLEKLILTKMPMEFVANVKAESKHVSPIENNWQFPPLPVPRLKDIKI, encoded by the exons ATGGCTGTACAGGCAGGTGTTGTGGGTTCAGTTTGGAAACTTGGTGATCTGCTTCGGGATAAAAAATCTCTCCCTAATATTCGAGTGAGAGATGAGGTCAAATGGATCAAAGACGAACTAACAGGAATGCTGTCCTTCTTAGCAGATGCAGAGAAGAAACAAGGTAACGATCCTCAAGTGAAGGTGTGGGTAGCTGGAATACGAGATATTGCTTATGACGTTGAGGACTTTGTTGATACCTTGGTCCTGAGGAAAAACCAGAAGAGTACGAAAATTCCGACAAATATGTGCATTTTCTCCTTCAATGGGTGCCACCAAATCACACGTATCAAGATTAAACTTATTCAAATCAATGAGAACGCATGGATGACTCGCTTTGTGCGAGAACCAATGGCAGTAGAGCCATCTGGGATCAACAATAGAGAGCTAGAACGGAGGATAGACCCTTCTTTTATTACTGACGGAGACGTCATTGGTTTAGAGGATGATTTAGCAAGTTTGGAATCACGGTTGATTGACAACAGCACCTTGAGAAGAACTGTAATTTCAATTTTAGGTATGGGAGGCGTTGGCAAGACAACACTTGCTAGAAAAGTTTACAACAGCAGAGTGGTCACTGAACATTTTGAATGCCGTGCTTGGGTCACTGTATCTCAAGATTTCAGTGCTGAGAAGCTGTGGAAGGAGATATGGGAGCTGGTGGGGGTTTCAGCTGGAGATAAATTGAGACCACAGGAGATGTCCCATAGCCTTCATGAATTCTTGAAGTATACGAGGTACCTAATAGTGATAGATGATGTATGGGATATCGAATTGTGGGATTGTGTAAGATCAGCATTCCCAGACTCATATAACGGAAGCAGAGTATTGATAACAACTCGTGTAGAAAAAGTTGCCCAGCTAGCTGACCCTAGAAGTCACCCTGTTAAACTAAAGACTCTGTCCAATGAGAATAGTTGGACATTATTCTTGAGGGAAGTCCGTCTGCGAGAAAGCGATTTATCTCCAAATTTAATGGAATGTGGGAAAGAGATCGTGAGAAGGTGCTGCGGTTTGCCGTTGGCAGTTGTGGTAGTGGGAGGCTTATTGTCAACTAAGGAAGCAAACTATGCCGAATGGTCAAGTTTTCTGGATAATTGGCAATTCGAAAACCCAGTGTCAGGCATCTTGGAGTTGAGTTACATTGACCTGAGATACTACTTAAGgcctttatttctttattttgttctttttccTAAAGAATTTGAAATCCCCATACGGAGGCTAATTGGTCTGTGGAGTGCAGAGGGGTTAGTGCTACCGCAACCTGGTCGCAATCCAGAGGAATTAGCAATGGATTACCTTGGAGAATTGATCAACAGGAACATGATTGTAGTTGCAAAATGGAGGTTAGATGGGAGTCCCAAAATATGTCGAATGGCTGGTCCCGTTCATGACATATTCTTTTCAAAAGCTGAGGATATTGGTCTTTTAAGCACCCATGGCAACTCAGGTACCCAGTTTCCTGTTCGCCGGATCATAGAGTACTCCAACATTGAAAACTACAGTTCTTTGGAGCCTTACATTCACAACCTGCGGTCTTACACATCCTTCAACTTTCGGAGTGGAGATAGGCCAGCTGAAGAAACAGGAAGGTTCCTTCACAGAGTCATTCGGAAATCAGGATTTAGATTACTCAAGGTTCTAGATTTAGAGCGGGTCTATAAACCTAGTTTGCCCGAAACTTTaagtaaattatttcatttaaggTACTTGGGGTTGAGGTGGACTTTTCTGGATGCTCTTCCTCTGTCTGTTGGTAATCTTCTATACCTTGAAACCTTGGATGTGAAGCATACGTATATAAGCAGTCTTCCTAGTTCCATATGGCAGATGGTACACCTGCGACATCTATATCTGAATGGGATTCATGTTGAAATGTCTGTGCAACAAAGAAGTAACCCTCCAAGTGAACTCCAGACATTGTGGGGATTATCTGTAGACAAGGAGCTTCCTCTGAAAGATGCCTTAGACAGGTTCAAAAATTTAAAGAAGTTGGGCCTTACATCACTTTCTACTTTTATTGAGGAATTGGCAAAATGGATCATGGGACTGACTAATCTTGAATCTCTGAGGTTGAGATCAAAGGATGAACATGGGAGACCATCAGACCTAGTTTTGCAGCCTTTCTCTATGCTCTGTCTTCTCTCCAACCTGCATTTGCTTGGAAGGTTTCGAAGACCGCTTCATGATCTCAAACTGCCACAGAGTCTCAGAATCCTGACACTGTCAATGTCTCAACTTGAGGAAGACCCTATGCCTATCCTAGAACGGCTACCAAACTTGAGCATCCTGAGGCTTTTTGCTCGTTCCTACGTAGGAAAAAAAATGGTTTGCCGCAGAGGTGGGTTTCATAGGCTTCGGGTCTTGAAACTTTGGTGGCTGCAGGAACTGGTGGATTGGATTGTGGAGATAGGATCGATGGGAATGCTTAGAGAATTAGAGATTAGATGCTGTCAAGGGCTAAAGAAACTTCCAGAAGCACTGCTACAGGTGACCACCTTGGAGAAGTTGATTCTTACAAAGATGCCAATGGAATTTGTAGCAAATGTTAAGGCTGAGAGCAAGCACGTGTCTCCCATAGAAAATAACTGGCAGTTTCCACCTTTGCCC GTACCAAGGCTAAAGGACATAAAAATTTAG
- the LOC131163607 gene encoding disease resistance protein RPP13-like isoform X1, giving the protein MAVQAGVVGSVWKLGDLLRDKKSLPNIRVRDEVKWIKDELTGMLSFLADAEKKQGNDPQVKVWVAGIRDIAYDVEDFVDTLVLRKNQKSTKIPTNMCIFSFNGCHQITRIKIKLIQINENAWMTRFVREPMAVEPSGINNRELERRIDPSFITDGDVIGLEDDLASLESRLIDNSTLRRTVISILGMGGVGKTTLARKVYNSRVVTEHFECRAWVTVSQDFSAEKLWKEIWELVGVSAGDKLRPQEMSHSLHEFLKYTRYLIVIDDVWDIELWDCVRSAFPDSYNGSRVLITTRVEKVAQLADPRSHPVKLKTLSNENSWTLFLREVRLRESDLSPNLMECGKEIVRRCCGLPLAVVVVGGLLSTKEANYAEWSSFLDNWQFENPVSGILELSYIDLRYYLRPLFLYFVLFPKEFEIPIRRLIGLWSAEGLVLPQPGRNPEELAMDYLGELINRNMIVVAKWRLDGSPKICRMAGPVHDIFFSKAEDIGLLSTHGNSGTQFPVRRIIEYSNIENYSSLEPYIHNLRSYTSFNFRSGDRPAEETGRFLHRVIRKSGFRLLKVLDLERVYKPSLPETLSKLFHLRYLGLRWTFLDALPLSVGNLLYLETLDVKHTYISSLPSSIWQMVHLRHLYLNGIHVEMSVQQRSNPPSELQTLWGLSVDKELPLKDALDRFKNLKKLGLTSLSTFIEELAKWIMGLTNLESLRLRSKDEHGRPSDLVLQPFSMLCLLSNLHLLGRFRRPLHDLKLPQSLRILTLSMSQLEEDPMPILERLPNLSILRLFARSYVGKKMVCRRGGFHRLRVLKLWWLQELVDWIVEIGSMGMLRELEIRCCQGLKKLPEALLQVTTLEKLILTKMPMEFVANVKAESKHVSPIENNWQFPPLPHGATRKKGQGRDGRRCLWFLSSTK; this is encoded by the exons ATGGCTGTACAGGCAGGTGTTGTGGGTTCAGTTTGGAAACTTGGTGATCTGCTTCGGGATAAAAAATCTCTCCCTAATATTCGAGTGAGAGATGAGGTCAAATGGATCAAAGACGAACTAACAGGAATGCTGTCCTTCTTAGCAGATGCAGAGAAGAAACAAGGTAACGATCCTCAAGTGAAGGTGTGGGTAGCTGGAATACGAGATATTGCTTATGACGTTGAGGACTTTGTTGATACCTTGGTCCTGAGGAAAAACCAGAAGAGTACGAAAATTCCGACAAATATGTGCATTTTCTCCTTCAATGGGTGCCACCAAATCACACGTATCAAGATTAAACTTATTCAAATCAATGAGAACGCATGGATGACTCGCTTTGTGCGAGAACCAATGGCAGTAGAGCCATCTGGGATCAACAATAGAGAGCTAGAACGGAGGATAGACCCTTCTTTTATTACTGACGGAGACGTCATTGGTTTAGAGGATGATTTAGCAAGTTTGGAATCACGGTTGATTGACAACAGCACCTTGAGAAGAACTGTAATTTCAATTTTAGGTATGGGAGGCGTTGGCAAGACAACACTTGCTAGAAAAGTTTACAACAGCAGAGTGGTCACTGAACATTTTGAATGCCGTGCTTGGGTCACTGTATCTCAAGATTTCAGTGCTGAGAAGCTGTGGAAGGAGATATGGGAGCTGGTGGGGGTTTCAGCTGGAGATAAATTGAGACCACAGGAGATGTCCCATAGCCTTCATGAATTCTTGAAGTATACGAGGTACCTAATAGTGATAGATGATGTATGGGATATCGAATTGTGGGATTGTGTAAGATCAGCATTCCCAGACTCATATAACGGAAGCAGAGTATTGATAACAACTCGTGTAGAAAAAGTTGCCCAGCTAGCTGACCCTAGAAGTCACCCTGTTAAACTAAAGACTCTGTCCAATGAGAATAGTTGGACATTATTCTTGAGGGAAGTCCGTCTGCGAGAAAGCGATTTATCTCCAAATTTAATGGAATGTGGGAAAGAGATCGTGAGAAGGTGCTGCGGTTTGCCGTTGGCAGTTGTGGTAGTGGGAGGCTTATTGTCAACTAAGGAAGCAAACTATGCCGAATGGTCAAGTTTTCTGGATAATTGGCAATTCGAAAACCCAGTGTCAGGCATCTTGGAGTTGAGTTACATTGACCTGAGATACTACTTAAGgcctttatttctttattttgttctttttccTAAAGAATTTGAAATCCCCATACGGAGGCTAATTGGTCTGTGGAGTGCAGAGGGGTTAGTGCTACCGCAACCTGGTCGCAATCCAGAGGAATTAGCAATGGATTACCTTGGAGAATTGATCAACAGGAACATGATTGTAGTTGCAAAATGGAGGTTAGATGGGAGTCCCAAAATATGTCGAATGGCTGGTCCCGTTCATGACATATTCTTTTCAAAAGCTGAGGATATTGGTCTTTTAAGCACCCATGGCAACTCAGGTACCCAGTTTCCTGTTCGCCGGATCATAGAGTACTCCAACATTGAAAACTACAGTTCTTTGGAGCCTTACATTCACAACCTGCGGTCTTACACATCCTTCAACTTTCGGAGTGGAGATAGGCCAGCTGAAGAAACAGGAAGGTTCCTTCACAGAGTCATTCGGAAATCAGGATTTAGATTACTCAAGGTTCTAGATTTAGAGCGGGTCTATAAACCTAGTTTGCCCGAAACTTTaagtaaattatttcatttaaggTACTTGGGGTTGAGGTGGACTTTTCTGGATGCTCTTCCTCTGTCTGTTGGTAATCTTCTATACCTTGAAACCTTGGATGTGAAGCATACGTATATAAGCAGTCTTCCTAGTTCCATATGGCAGATGGTACACCTGCGACATCTATATCTGAATGGGATTCATGTTGAAATGTCTGTGCAACAAAGAAGTAACCCTCCAAGTGAACTCCAGACATTGTGGGGATTATCTGTAGACAAGGAGCTTCCTCTGAAAGATGCCTTAGACAGGTTCAAAAATTTAAAGAAGTTGGGCCTTACATCACTTTCTACTTTTATTGAGGAATTGGCAAAATGGATCATGGGACTGACTAATCTTGAATCTCTGAGGTTGAGATCAAAGGATGAACATGGGAGACCATCAGACCTAGTTTTGCAGCCTTTCTCTATGCTCTGTCTTCTCTCCAACCTGCATTTGCTTGGAAGGTTTCGAAGACCGCTTCATGATCTCAAACTGCCACAGAGTCTCAGAATCCTGACACTGTCAATGTCTCAACTTGAGGAAGACCCTATGCCTATCCTAGAACGGCTACCAAACTTGAGCATCCTGAGGCTTTTTGCTCGTTCCTACGTAGGAAAAAAAATGGTTTGCCGCAGAGGTGGGTTTCATAGGCTTCGGGTCTTGAAACTTTGGTGGCTGCAGGAACTGGTGGATTGGATTGTGGAGATAGGATCGATGGGAATGCTTAGAGAATTAGAGATTAGATGCTGTCAAGGGCTAAAGAAACTTCCAGAAGCACTGCTACAGGTGACCACCTTGGAGAAGTTGATTCTTACAAAGATGCCAATGGAATTTGTAGCAAATGTTAAGGCTGAGAGCAAGCACGTGTCTCCCATAGAAAATAACTGGCAGTTTCCACCTTTGCCC CATGGTGCTACAAGGAAGAAGGGGCAGGGGAGAGATGGAAGAAGATGTTTGTGGTTTTTGTCAAGTaccaaataa